From a region of the Zingiber officinale cultivar Zhangliang chromosome 4B, Zo_v1.1, whole genome shotgun sequence genome:
- the LOC121976562 gene encoding protein SMAX1-like: MRAGLSTILQTLTPEASGVLTQSIAEAARRCHGQTTPLHVAATLLAASGGILRQACVRSHPQSSHPLQCRALELCFSVALDRLSAANPGLAATAEPPISNALMAALKRAQANQRRGCPEQQQQPLLAVKVELEQLLMSILDDPAVSRVMREASFSSIAVKAAVEQSLSSPSSSTATAAPAASVISLATASPIPSASPLHILTNRAAVSRNSYLNPRLHQHQSSNVNTALISAGGATDHPRGEEVKRVLDILSRSRKRNPVLVGDCNLDAVLREVLHRMIPSIDASSPLRNAQVLPFAKNITAAVPALDHSQITSKIRELGSSIECMISSGGRGVIVDLGDLKWLIETPSSAGSIQPPKPAIPEAGRAAVAEMGRLWKRFEESRRLWLIAVATSATYLRCQVYHPTMEMDWDLQAMPITSRSSFHNMFPRLGASSISGNSVEGLTASEGITGASAAAVPLKRPPGSSDPSSRRTTLCPVCTEGYECELAKHVADECKKCSGKSNESEGLPQWLQVAKLSSVGSTKVSAPLQCEEDWKQNTEELLQRWSDTCSQLHLNYSQMPINSRIPFSSAMSKNLSVRRPHPPSELKLTSSRSHLSHILEISQDTGAAKLPTSHPGSPVKTDLVLGSSNVSNCSLEKTQKERLSDLNGCTQNMLAGQQRAEIAGGFDIDMFKRLLKELTESVNWQQEAASAVVDVVMRCKSGNGKRRGGAMKRDTWLLLIGPDKVGKKKMANTLAELVFSTGPTVIDFGRASSAIDNDEESNLSYRGKTLMDRIVEAVRKNPFSMIVLENIDQADMLIQGRIKQAIEGGRLLDSYGREVSLGSIIFVLIADCLPEELRCSYHSFMQYEQTILDSAYGGMQLELTTGDRPGKRYPNWVCDTDQPIKIRKESAVSANLSLDLNLSVGVDADAGEGSRNSSDITTEHEYDKGRLAINGSTSSLAPELIELVDKAVTFKPVDFAQLRKSILESVPVKFRAIMGKGRAIRIDDDSLNRIVGGLWLSGTTLDDWAERTLVPSLRQLRDNLKADRDGLVVIRLSTIKGDQVPRSRSSDWLPTIVAKRSTDG; this comes from the exons ATGAGGGCGGGGCTGAGCACGATCCTGCAGACGCTGACACCGGAGGCATCGGGCGTTCTGACGCAATCCATCGCCGAGGCGGCGCGGCGGTGCCACGGGCAGACGACGCCGCTCCACGTCGCGGCGACCCTCCTGGCCGCCTCCGGCGGGATTCTGCGCCAGGCATGCGTCCGCTCGCATCCGCAGTCGTCCCATCCCCTGCAGTGCCGCGCGCTCGAGCTCTGTTTCTCCGTTGCCCTAGACCGCCTCTCCGCCGCCAATCCCGGTCTCGCCGCGACCGCCGAGCCTCCAATCTCGAACGCGCTCATGGCGGCCCTCAAGCGCGCCCAGGCCAACCAGCGCCGCGGGTGCCCCGAGCAGCAGCAACAGCCGCTCCTCGCCGTTAAGGTCGAGCTGGAGCAGCTCCTTATGTCCATCCTCGACGACCCCGCCGTCAGCCGCGTGATGCGCGAGGCTAGCTTCTCTTCCATCGCTGTCAAGGCCGCCGTCGAGCAATCCCTCTCATCCCCTTCTTCCTCCACCGCCACCGCTGCACCCGCGGCATCAGTTATTTCCCTCGCCACTGCCTCTCCCATTCCCTCCGCTTCCCCCCTTCACATTCTCACCAACCGCGCCGCCGTCTCCCGCAATTCCTACCTGAATCCCCGCCTCCACCAGCACCAGAGCAGCAACGTCAATACTGCCCTGATTTCTGCCGGAGGTGCCACCGACCATCCGAGGGGCGAGGAAGTGAAGCGTGTTTTAGACATCCTCTCCAGATCCAGAAAGAGAAACCCCGTCCTTGTCGGAGACTGCAATCTCGACGCTGTCTTGCGAGAAGTGCTCCACAGGATGATTCCATCAATCGACGCTTCGTCGCCGCTGCGGAACGCCCAAGTTCTCCCCTTCGCCAAGAATATCACCGCTGCCGTCCCCGCCCTCGACCATTCTCAGATCACCAGCAAGATCAGGGAGCTTGGCAGTTCGATCGAGTGCATGATCAGCAGTGGTGGCCGAGGCGTGATTGTTGATCTAGGAGACCTCAAATGGCTCATCGAGACCCCCAGCAGTGCTGGCTCAATCCAGCCACCAAAGCCAGCCATCCCTGAAGCCGGCAGGGCGGCAGTGGCGGAGATGGGCAGGCTTTGGAAGCGGTTCGAAGAAAGTCGCAGACTCTGGTTAATTGCGGTGGCTACTTCAGCGACGTACCTCCGGTGCCAGGTGTACCACCCAACAATGGAGATGGACTGGGATCTTCAAGCCATGCCAATCACATCGAGATCATCCTTCCACAACATGTTTCCAAG GCTCGGGGCAAGTAGCATAAGTGGCAACTCTGTAGAGGGTCTAACAGCATCTGAAGGTATAACAGGAGCAAGTGCTGCTGCAGTTCCCCTGAAACGTCCACCCGGAAGTTCCGATCCCTCTTCTCGAAGAACAACCCTATGCCCTGTGTGCACGGAGGGTTATGAGTGTGAATTAGCCAAACATGTCGCCGATGAATGCAAGAAATGCTCTGGGAAATCGAATGAGAGTGAGGGGTTGCCGCAGTGGTTACAAGTTGCCAAGCTTAGTAGTGTTGGCAGCACCAAGGTCTCTGCTCCTCTTCAG TGCGAGGAGGATTGGAAGCAGAACACTGAAGAACTGCTGCAGAGATGGAGTGATACTTGTTCCCAACTTCATCTGAATTATAGTCAGATGCCAATCAACTCTAGGATACCATTTTCTTCAGCAATGTCCAAGAATTTGAGTGTTCGGAGACCACATCCACCGTCTGAGCTCAAGTTAACGTCATCGCGAAGCCACTTATCCCATATACTAGAAATTAGTCAGGACACTGGTGCAGCAAAACTGCCAACCAGCCATCCTGGAAGTCCAGTAAAGACCGATCTAGTCCTTGGGAGCTCAAATGTTTCCAATTGTTCGCTGGAGAAAACACAGAAGGAGCGCCTCAGTGATCTCAATGGGTGCACTCAGAACATGTTGGCTGGTCAGCAGAGAGCTGAAATTGCTGGAGGTTTTGACATTGACATGTTTAAGAGGCTACTCAAAGAGCTCACAGAGAGTGTCAATTGGCAACAGGAAGCTGCTTCAGCTGTTGTTGATGTTGTCATGCGATGCAAATCTGGAAATGGAAAGAGGAGGGGAGGTGCTATGAAACGAGATACTTGGCTTCTTCTCATCGGGCCTGACAAGGTTGGCAAGAAGAAGATGGCTAACACTCTAGCTGAGTTAGTTTTCAGCACTGGTCCTACGGTTATTGACTTTGGTCGTGCTTCAAGTGCCATTGACAATGACGAAGAGTCGAATTTAAGTTACCGTGGAAAGACATTGATGGACCGAATAGTGGAAGCAGTGCGGAAGAACCCTTTCTCAATGATTGTACTCGAGAACATAGATCAAGCAGACATGCTGATACAAGGTAGAATTAAGCAAGCAATAGAGGGGGGCCGTCTACTTGATTCGTATGGCCGGGAGGTCAGTTTAGGGAGTATCATCTTTGTTCTTATCGCAGATTGCCTGCCAGAAGAGCTCAGATGCTCGTATCATTCCTTCATGCAGTACGAGCAGACCATCCTAGATTCTGCTTATGGGGGAATGCAACTGGAGCTTACAACTGGGGATCGGCCTGGAAAACGGTATCCAAACTGGGTTTGTGATACTGATCAACCAATCAAGATACGAAAGGAGTCTGCTGTTAGTGCTAACCTTTCACTTGATCTGAACTTATCTGTTGGGGTGGATGCCGATGCCGGGGAAGGATCACGGAACTCAAGTGACATCACCACTGAGCATGAGTATGACAAGGGCAGGCTTGCTATTAATGGTTCAACATCTTCATTGGCACCAGAACTCATTGAGCTAGTTGACAAAGCTGTAACATTCAAGCCGGTTGACTTTGCTCAACTCCGTAAGAGCATCCTTGAGTCCGTGCCGGTCAAATTTAGAGCTATTATGGGCAAGGGAAGAGCAATAAGGATCGACGATGATTCTCTCAATAGAATAGTAGGCGGTCTGTGGCTCAGCGGCACAACTCTTGATGACTGGGCCGAGAGGACGTTGGTTCCTAGCTTGAGGCAACTAAGAGACAACTTGAAGGCCGATCGTGATGGGCTTGTTGTAATCAGGCTATCAACGATAAAAGGGGACCAAGTGCCTAGAAGTAGAAGCAGTGATTGGTTACCGACAATTGTGGCCAAACGAAGCACCGACGGGTAA